One stretch of Streptomyces sp. NBC_01142 DNA includes these proteins:
- a CDS encoding NtaA/DmoA family FMN-dependent monooxygenase (This protein belongs to a clade of FMN-dependent monooxygenases, within a broader family of flavin-dependent oxidoreductases, the luciferase-like monooxygenase (LMM) family, some of whose members use coenzyme F420 rather than FMN.), translating into MTAVRKQMHLAAHFPGVNNTTVWADPRSKSQIDFSSFEHLARTAERGLFDFFFLAEGLRLREHNGRIHDLDVVGRPESLTVLSALAAVTERLGLAATVNATFNEPYELARRLASLDHLSGGRAAWNVVTSSDGFTGENFRRGGFLDRADRYTRAAEFVSVARALWDSWSPAGAARPFAHDGRHFAIEGEFTVPRSPQGHPVVIQAGDSDEGREFAASAADVIFTRHGTLEAGRAFYADVKGRLARYGRSPDGLKVMPGVTFVIGDSDAEAQERAAEIRRLQVSPQNAILALELIWGRDLSSYDPEGPLPDIDPDPDSALVQGRVKIADPFATAAKWRALSQAKGLSIRQTVIETTGRQSFIGSAQSVAAQMEEFVAEGAADGFILVPHLTPGGLDDFVEEVVPLLQERGAFRTEYSGATLRSHLGLAEPVWKG; encoded by the coding sequence ATGACCGCCGTACGCAAACAGATGCATCTCGCCGCCCACTTCCCGGGCGTCAACAACACCACCGTCTGGGCCGACCCCCGCTCGAAGAGCCAGATCGACTTCTCCTCCTTCGAACATCTCGCCCGCACCGCCGAGCGCGGACTGTTCGACTTCTTCTTCCTCGCCGAGGGGCTGCGGCTGCGGGAGCACAACGGACGCATCCACGACCTGGACGTGGTCGGCCGCCCCGAGTCCCTCACCGTGCTGAGCGCGCTCGCAGCCGTCACCGAGCGGCTCGGCCTGGCCGCCACGGTCAACGCCACCTTCAATGAGCCGTACGAACTGGCCCGCAGGCTCGCCTCCCTGGATCATCTCAGCGGCGGCCGGGCGGCCTGGAACGTCGTCACCTCCTCCGACGGCTTCACCGGGGAGAACTTCCGGCGCGGAGGTTTTCTCGACCGGGCCGACCGCTACACCCGGGCCGCCGAGTTCGTCTCCGTCGCCCGTGCGCTCTGGGACTCCTGGTCACCCGCCGGGGCTGCTCGTCCCTTCGCCCACGACGGCCGGCACTTCGCGATCGAGGGAGAGTTCACCGTCCCACGCTCGCCGCAGGGCCACCCCGTCGTCATCCAGGCGGGCGACTCCGACGAGGGCCGGGAGTTCGCCGCCTCCGCCGCCGACGTGATCTTCACGCGGCACGGCACGCTGGAGGCGGGCCGTGCCTTCTACGCCGACGTCAAGGGGCGCCTGGCGCGTTACGGCCGCAGCCCGGACGGCCTCAAGGTCATGCCCGGCGTCACCTTCGTCATCGGCGACAGCGACGCCGAGGCGCAGGAGCGGGCCGCCGAGATCCGGCGCCTGCAGGTCTCCCCGCAGAACGCGATCCTCGCCCTGGAGCTGATCTGGGGCCGCGATCTCTCCTCGTACGATCCGGAAGGCCCCCTCCCCGACATCGATCCCGACCCGGACTCCGCCCTCGTCCAGGGCCGGGTCAAGATCGCTGATCCTTTCGCGACCGCGGCCAAGTGGCGGGCGCTGTCGCAGGCGAAGGGTCTGTCCATCCGGCAGACCGTCATCGAGACCACCGGCCGGCAGTCCTTCATCGGCAGCGCGCAGAGCGTCGCCGCGCAGATGGAGGAGTTCGTCGCCGAGGGCGCGGCCGACGGCTTCATTCTCGTCCCCCATCTCACCCCCGGCGGCCTCGACGACTTCGTCGAGGAGGTCGTACCGCTCCTCCAGGAGCGCGGGGCCTTCCGTACGGAGTACTCCGGCGCGACGCTGCGGTCGCACCTCGGGCTCGCCGAGCCGGTGTGGAAAGGCTGA
- a CDS encoding amino acid ABC transporter permease, with translation MSLTSDPPLDPPSVPPLDPPVDPAPPTVARDDHGTLKVVPVRHPWRWAAVAVTAVLLAQFVHGLATNPGWEWEVFAEFFTAEVIVKAVWITLQLTFYGTALGFALGIVLAFMRLSASPFLKSVAFAYIWAFRSIPLIVQLLFWFNLAYLYKELQFGIPFGPGFFSFDTMGLVGAMSAAVLGLALHQAAYAAEIVRGGVLAVDSGQLEAAAALGIPKLRQARRIVLPQAMRSILPNAANEVISLFKGTSIVSVMAIGELFYQVQVIYGRNGRVVPLLMVATAWYVLLTTALSVLQHYVERHYAKGAAR, from the coding sequence ATGTCGCTCACCAGCGATCCCCCTCTTGACCCACCCAGCGTTCCCCCTCTTGACCCTCCCGTCGATCCAGCGCCACCCACGGTCGCCAGGGACGACCACGGCACCCTGAAAGTGGTGCCGGTGCGGCACCCCTGGCGCTGGGCCGCGGTCGCCGTGACCGCCGTGCTCCTTGCGCAGTTCGTGCACGGGCTCGCCACCAATCCCGGCTGGGAGTGGGAGGTGTTCGCCGAATTCTTCACGGCCGAAGTGATCGTCAAGGCGGTCTGGATCACCCTGCAGCTGACCTTCTACGGCACGGCGCTCGGATTCGCTCTCGGCATCGTGCTCGCCTTCATGCGGCTGTCCGCGAGTCCGTTCCTGAAGTCGGTGGCATTCGCCTACATCTGGGCCTTCCGGTCGATCCCGCTCATCGTGCAGCTGCTCTTCTGGTTCAACCTCGCCTACCTCTACAAGGAGCTGCAGTTCGGCATCCCCTTCGGGCCGGGCTTCTTCTCCTTCGACACCATGGGACTCGTCGGGGCGATGAGCGCGGCAGTCCTCGGGCTCGCACTGCACCAGGCCGCCTATGCCGCGGAGATCGTGCGCGGTGGCGTACTGGCCGTGGACAGCGGGCAGCTGGAGGCCGCGGCCGCGCTCGGCATCCCCAAGCTGCGGCAGGCGCGACGGATCGTGCTGCCGCAGGCGATGCGTTCGATCCTGCCGAACGCCGCCAACGAGGTCATCTCCCTCTTCAAGGGCACCTCGATCGTCTCCGTCATGGCGATCGGTGAGCTCTTCTACCAGGTCCAGGTCATCTACGGCCGTAACGGCAGGGTCGTGCCCCTGCTGATGGTCGCCACCGCCTGGTACGTCCTTCTGACCACCGCACTCTCCGTCCTCCAGCACTACGTCGAACGTCACTACGCCAAGGGGGCCGCGCGATGA
- a CDS encoding LLM class flavin-dependent oxidoreductase: MSAIRPLHLAVALDGPARYDADHYVGLARLAERGALDFVTLGDSFARPGLDALAVLSRIAPATERIGLVPTVTTTHTEPFHVSTAVATLDWVSRGRAGWTVDVSTTETEARLFGRRPAAPATDLWREAGDVADVARRLWDSWEDGAEIRDTATGRFIDRDKLHHVDFEGSAFSVRGPSIVPRPPQGHPVTVVDGTGTASREEAARHADVVLVRAGAPDKAAVIREDVRRRASAHGRDPEAIRVLVSLAVDLGEVEASPEPGLESRPELAAGGSYFSGGPVELADLITQWHQDGAVDGFHLVPLAPGRDLERIVNGTVALLQHRSLFRTFYPGGTLREHLGLARPANQYALAGGTS; the protein is encoded by the coding sequence ATGTCTGCCATCCGTCCACTGCACCTGGCTGTCGCGCTCGACGGCCCGGCGCGTTACGACGCCGACCACTACGTCGGACTCGCCCGTCTCGCCGAGCGGGGCGCCCTCGACTTCGTCACGCTGGGCGACTCCTTCGCGCGGCCCGGACTCGACGCCCTCGCGGTGCTGTCGAGAATCGCCCCCGCCACCGAACGGATCGGTCTGGTGCCGACCGTGACCACCACCCACACCGAGCCCTTCCATGTCTCCACGGCCGTCGCCACCCTCGACTGGGTGAGCCGCGGCCGGGCCGGCTGGACCGTCGACGTGTCGACAACCGAGACCGAGGCCCGGCTCTTCGGCCGTCGCCCGGCCGCCCCCGCCACCGATCTGTGGCGCGAGGCGGGCGACGTCGCCGATGTGGCACGGCGGTTGTGGGACAGCTGGGAGGACGGCGCCGAGATTCGCGACACAGCGACAGGGCGCTTCATCGACCGCGACAAGCTGCACCATGTCGACTTCGAGGGCTCCGCCTTCTCGGTCCGCGGACCGTCCATCGTCCCCAGGCCCCCACAGGGCCACCCCGTGACCGTCGTCGACGGGACCGGGACGGCGAGCAGGGAGGAGGCGGCCCGCCACGCAGATGTCGTACTCGTGCGGGCGGGCGCACCCGACAAGGCAGCCGTGATCCGCGAGGACGTGCGCCGCCGGGCGTCCGCCCACGGCCGCGACCCGGAAGCGATCCGGGTGCTGGTATCCCTCGCTGTCGACCTCGGCGAGGTGGAGGCGTCGCCTGAGCCGGGCCTGGAGAGCAGGCCGGAACTCGCCGCCGGAGGCTCGTACTTCAGTGGCGGCCCGGTCGAGCTCGCCGATCTGATCACCCAGTGGCACCAGGACGGGGCCGTGGACGGCTTCCATCTGGTGCCTCTCGCACCCGGACGCGACCTGGAGCGGATCGTCAACGGCACCGTGGCGCTGCTCCAGCACCGCAGCCTCTTCCGCACCTTCTATCCGGGCGGCACGCTCCGTGAACACCTGGGTCTCGCCCGCCCCGCCAACCAGTACGCCCTCGCCGGGGGAACCTCATGA
- a CDS encoding ABC transporter substrate-binding protein — MNRTRRSLAAAVAAIAASALLGACGGSSSAASDNVRPEGQKGPGVNIGPDQNRIRGKKVEAIAATVPEAVRKRGTLKLGASADASPPLGFYATDDETRIGSEIDIATLVADVLGLKADFEAVSWENLFVGLDSSKFDAVFSNVTVTEERKEKYDFATYRLDDVAFEARKGSHWQVNGPKDVAGKTISVSSGTNQEKILIDWSEQNEKAGRKPVDIKYFQKDTDYYLALQSGRIDAHLGPNPSAAYHVASAGQTEIVGKISGGGDLVQGKIAATTKKDSGLVAAYAAAIDHVIEDGSYAKVLKRWGLSGEAVPKSEINPPGLPRPKN, encoded by the coding sequence ATGAACCGCACTCGCCGTTCCCTCGCCGCAGCCGTCGCCGCGATCGCCGCATCGGCCCTGCTCGGCGCCTGCGGAGGCAGCAGCAGCGCCGCCTCCGACAACGTCAGGCCCGAGGGGCAGAAGGGCCCAGGGGTCAACATCGGCCCCGACCAGAACCGGATCCGCGGGAAGAAGGTCGAGGCGATCGCCGCCACAGTGCCCGAGGCCGTCCGCAAGCGGGGCACGCTCAAGCTCGGTGCCAGCGCTGATGCCTCGCCACCACTCGGCTTCTACGCCACCGACGACGAGACCCGGATCGGCTCCGAGATCGACATCGCCACGCTGGTCGCCGACGTCCTCGGGCTCAAGGCCGACTTCGAGGCGGTCTCCTGGGAGAACCTCTTCGTCGGCCTGGACAGCTCCAAGTTCGATGCCGTGTTCTCCAACGTCACGGTGACGGAGGAGCGCAAGGAGAAGTACGACTTCGCGACCTATCGCCTCGACGACGTGGCCTTTGAGGCGAGGAAGGGCAGTCACTGGCAGGTCAACGGACCCAAGGACGTGGCGGGCAAGACCATTTCCGTCTCCTCCGGGACCAACCAGGAGAAGATCCTGATCGACTGGAGCGAGCAGAACGAGAAGGCCGGCCGTAAGCCGGTGGACATCAAGTACTTCCAGAAGGACACCGACTACTACCTGGCGCTCCAGTCGGGCCGTATCGACGCCCATCTCGGGCCGAATCCGTCGGCCGCCTACCACGTCGCATCGGCGGGCCAGACTGAGATCGTCGGCAAGATCTCCGGTGGCGGCGACCTCGTCCAGGGCAAGATCGCCGCGACCACGAAGAAGGACAGCGGTCTGGTCGCGGCGTACGCGGCTGCCATCGACCACGTCATCGAGGACGGGTCGTACGCCAAGGTCCTGAAGCGCTGGGGGCTCAGCGGCGAGGCCGTACCGAAGTCGGAGATCAACCCGCCCGGCCTGCCCCGGCCGAAGAACTGA
- a CDS encoding amino acid ABC transporter ATP-binding protein gives MVEVRSVHKSFGTLEVLRGIDLEVDAGEVTVVLGPSGSGKSTLLRTINHLEKVDSGWISVDGTLVGYRRSGDKLYELREREVLKQRTRIGFVFQNFNLFPHLTVLDNIIEAPVSALGRPRKQAVAAAEKLLARVGLADKASAYPKQLSGGQQQRVAIARALALEPKLLLFDEPTSALDPELVGEVLDVIKDLAQQGTTMIVVTHEIGFAREVADTVVFMDDGRIVEQGAPGDVLDNPQHVRTRAFLSKVL, from the coding sequence ATGGTCGAAGTCAGGTCCGTGCACAAGAGCTTCGGGACGCTTGAGGTGCTGCGCGGCATCGACCTCGAGGTCGATGCCGGAGAGGTGACCGTCGTCCTCGGCCCCTCCGGCTCGGGGAAGTCCACCCTGCTGCGCACCATCAACCATCTGGAGAAGGTGGACAGCGGCTGGATCAGCGTCGACGGCACGCTCGTCGGCTACCGCCGCTCCGGCGACAAGCTCTACGAGCTGCGCGAGCGTGAAGTCCTCAAGCAGCGGACCCGGATCGGCTTCGTCTTCCAGAACTTCAATCTCTTCCCGCATCTCACCGTCCTCGACAACATCATCGAGGCGCCCGTCTCGGCGCTCGGCCGCCCCAGGAAGCAGGCTGTCGCCGCGGCCGAGAAGCTGCTCGCCCGGGTGGGCCTCGCCGACAAGGCGTCCGCCTACCCCAAGCAACTCTCCGGCGGGCAGCAGCAGCGCGTCGCCATCGCCCGTGCGCTCGCTCTCGAACCGAAGCTTCTCCTCTTCGACGAGCCCACCTCTGCCCTCGACCCCGAGCTGGTCGGCGAAGTCCTCGATGTCATCAAGGACCTGGCGCAGCAGGGCACGACCATGATCGTCGTCACGCACGAGATCGGTTTCGCCCGTGAGGTCGCCGACACCGTGGTCTTCATGGACGACGGCCGCATCGTCGAACAGGGCGCGCCCGGTGACGTACTCGACAACCCGCAGCACGTACGCACCCGTGCCTTTCTCTCCAAGGTCCTTTGA
- a CDS encoding amino acid ABC transporter permease produces the protein MAVPTDTLPESPAAPPSKTDAVQPRIVPVRRTGQWLAAVVVLLLLAGAVTSVVRNDAFQWDVVGDYFTSTSVLRGLGLTLWLTGVVMVLGFALGTLLAVMRLSANPVLRNVSWGYTWLLRSTPILVQLLFWFNIGALYPQILGVRTVDLLGPVTIAIIGLTLHEAAYAAEVVRGGILSVERGQIEAAESLGLGRMRRLRRIVLPQAMRSIVPPAGNMLIGTLKGTSIVSVIAVQDLLYSVQLVYHRTYQVVPLLLVATLWYVVVTSLLSVGQHYVEKYYARGTAGAR, from the coding sequence ATGGCTGTGCCCACAGACACCCTCCCCGAATCTCCCGCGGCTCCGCCGTCCAAGACCGACGCCGTGCAGCCGCGCATCGTGCCCGTACGCCGAACGGGCCAGTGGCTGGCCGCAGTTGTGGTCCTGCTCCTGCTCGCGGGCGCCGTCACCTCCGTCGTACGCAATGACGCCTTCCAGTGGGACGTCGTCGGCGACTACTTCACCTCCACGTCCGTACTGCGGGGCCTGGGTCTCACCCTCTGGCTGACGGGCGTCGTGATGGTGCTGGGCTTCGCCCTCGGCACGCTCCTCGCCGTGATGCGACTGTCCGCCAATCCGGTGCTGCGTAACGTCAGTTGGGGATACACCTGGCTGCTGCGCTCGACGCCGATCCTGGTGCAGCTGCTGTTCTGGTTCAACATCGGAGCGCTCTACCCGCAGATCCTCGGCGTCAGGACCGTCGATCTGCTCGGCCCCGTCACCATCGCGATCATCGGGCTCACGCTCCACGAGGCCGCGTACGCCGCCGAGGTGGTGCGCGGCGGCATCCTCTCCGTCGAGCGCGGACAGATCGAGGCCGCCGAATCGCTCGGCCTGGGGCGCATGCGCAGGCTGCGCCGTATCGTCCTGCCGCAGGCGATGCGCTCCATCGTGCCGCCGGCCGGAAACATGCTCATCGGCACCCTCAAGGGCACCTCGATCGTCAGCGTCATCGCCGTACAGGACCTCCTCTACTCGGTGCAGCTCGTCTACCACCGCACCTACCAGGTCGTCCCGCTGCTGCTCGTCGCCACCCTCTGGTACGTCGTGGTGACCTCGCTGCTCAGCGTCGGACAGCACTACGTCGAGAAGTACTACGCCCGCGGCACGGCCGGTGCGCGATGA
- a CDS encoding DUF1684 domain-containing protein, with translation MSSDAQTAPGRRNWQTWHEQRTATVSAPYGPLSLTGTHWLADYPEGRVPAVPGTWTEDGGEVVLTASADDRLSVDGKPLTGRIRLTADHGPISESRVAHGERRLVLLRREGLWAVRDFDPASPARQAFRGIDVTAYDARWVLPGRFRPYEHRSVRVENADGRERGLGLGGEIVFALDGEECTLHVAVEPDGSLWAVFADATSGDTSYRFRFLRPCAPAADNSVTVDFNRSLLPPCAFADHFICPFPPPGNTLVAGVPAGERNLLGR, from the coding sequence ATGAGCTCGGACGCACAGACGGCCCCGGGCCGGCGGAACTGGCAGACGTGGCACGAACAGCGCACCGCCACCGTCTCGGCGCCGTACGGCCCGCTGTCGCTCACCGGCACCCACTGGCTCGCCGACTACCCGGAAGGTCGAGTTCCGGCCGTCCCCGGGACATGGACCGAGGACGGCGGCGAGGTGGTGCTGACCGCCTCGGCCGACGACCGTCTGTCCGTCGACGGCAAGCCCCTCACCGGCCGGATCCGTCTCACCGCCGACCATGGCCCGATCTCCGAATCCCGGGTCGCGCACGGCGAGCGGCGTCTGGTGCTCCTGCGCCGCGAGGGGCTGTGGGCGGTACGCGACTTCGACCCGGCCTCACCCGCGCGGCAGGCGTTCAGAGGCATCGACGTGACGGCGTACGACGCCCGATGGGTGCTGCCCGGCCGCTTCCGTCCGTACGAGCACCGCAGCGTACGGGTGGAGAACGCCGACGGACGGGAGCGCGGGCTCGGCCTCGGCGGTGAGATCGTCTTCGCGCTCGACGGTGAGGAGTGCACGCTGCATGTCGCGGTCGAGCCCGACGGCTCGCTCTGGGCGGTCTTCGCGGACGCCACCAGCGGAGACACCAGCTACCGCTTCCGTTTTCTGCGGCCCTGCGCACCGGCCGCCGACAACTCGGTGACCGTCGATTTCAACCGGTCCCTGCTGCCGCCGTGCGCCTTCGCGGACCACTTCATCTGCCCGTTCCCGCCGCCCGGGAACACCCTCGTGGCCGGCGTCCCCGCGGGGGAGCGGAACCTCCTGGGCCGCTGA
- a CDS encoding ABC transporter substrate-binding protein, giving the protein MSHKRHVAAFALITAAALTLTACGSGDPAAAGGGAAPAGKAGSIPTTDVVSSVPKDEAIAKLLPADVRNRGSLTVATSVGNPPGATYLEDGRTVAGQDIDFAEAAAKVLGLKLKREVASFEAILPALGSGKYDLGTGNFGVTEERRRTIDFVTYINDGQGFAALKSSKLTKISDFTDLCGLHVATGAGTTFEASLEKNRGRCSDAGKKPYKVQTYAEPGAIWISLQQGRSDVVMSTINGLRYAVIQQEGTKFLNEFKRLDVGFAFKKGTPLAPAFQAAVNKLKTDGTYDRILKKWGTAESAIETSQISPPEIT; this is encoded by the coding sequence ATGAGCCACAAACGTCACGTCGCCGCCTTCGCGCTGATCACCGCCGCCGCGCTCACGCTCACCGCCTGCGGTTCCGGGGACCCGGCGGCCGCCGGTGGGGGTGCTGCTCCGGCCGGCAAGGCGGGCAGCATTCCCACCACCGATGTGGTGTCGTCGGTGCCGAAGGACGAGGCGATCGCGAAGCTGCTGCCCGCCGACGTACGCAACCGGGGCAGCCTCACCGTCGCCACGTCCGTCGGCAATCCGCCCGGCGCCACCTACCTGGAGGACGGCAGGACCGTCGCGGGTCAGGACATCGACTTCGCGGAGGCCGCCGCCAAGGTGCTCGGGCTGAAGCTGAAGCGCGAGGTGGCGAGCTTCGAGGCGATCCTGCCCGCGCTGGGCAGCGGCAAGTACGACCTGGGCACCGGCAACTTCGGTGTGACCGAGGAGCGCCGCAGGACCATCGACTTCGTCACGTACATCAATGACGGGCAGGGCTTCGCCGCGCTGAAGAGCAGCAAGCTGACGAAGATCTCGGACTTCACCGACCTGTGCGGCCTCCATGTGGCGACGGGCGCGGGCACCACCTTCGAGGCGTCCTTGGAGAAGAACAGGGGCCGCTGCTCGGATGCGGGGAAGAAGCCGTACAAGGTCCAGACGTACGCCGAGCCGGGTGCGATCTGGATCTCCCTCCAGCAGGGCCGCAGCGATGTGGTGATGAGCACCATCAACGGGCTCCGGTATGCCGTCATCCAGCAGGAGGGGACGAAGTTCCTCAATGAGTTCAAGCGGCTCGACGTGGGGTTCGCCTTCAAGAAGGGCACCCCGCTGGCGCCCGCCTTCCAGGCCGCGGTGAACAAGCTCAAGACGGACGGAACGTACGACCGCATCCTGAAGAAGTGGGGCACCGCCGAGTCCGCGATCGAGACGTCGCAGATCTCTCCGCCGGAGATCACGTGA
- a CDS encoding FAD/NAD(P)-binding domain-containing protein produces the protein MTPPAPSIVVIGAGPRGTGFLERLAANTPELYGDLPLDIHLVDPHPPGGGRIWRADQSPLLWMNSMAQDVTMFTDDTVVQEGPVRPGPTLAEWAGLDGQAFPGRQQQGEYLRWVYEDAVAALPPTVTVHEHRARALRVSGPREGRQRVWLEGRPQPLTADLVVLTLGHLDAELDKKQRELSDFAQRHGLLHLPPDFTADSDLDNILAGEQVIVRGFGLAFIDLMVLLTEGRGGRYENGEYVPSGREPVLYVGSRRGVPYHSKIGYGPQGERPPLPRFFGPGQIDALRARPGPVDFRRDVWPLIDKELGFAHYHRLFTAHSERTSVDWPDFEEKYAAAEPGSPELHTLVAASVPDPADRLDLEALDHPLDGVRFPTCAALQDGMRTYIRDNLARRHDPAHSEDLAVFLGLLSVYGQLTRLGDIGGRWHGFFSYLASGPPGPRLRQLLALSRAGVVRFLGAGITVEADEERGIFRAGSASVPGQWTEARALVEARLPEPSLELTRSPLLRALYADGAAATPTGLLSVDPADGRVLDRSGRPHPRHFALGPHTTARAGGAFTRPRTGGPAFRQNDATARAALGFLRDLLCRAPLTA, from the coding sequence ATGACGCCGCCCGCACCGTCCATCGTCGTGATCGGAGCCGGTCCGCGCGGGACCGGATTCCTGGAGCGACTGGCCGCCAACACCCCCGAGCTGTACGGGGATCTGCCGCTGGACATCCATCTGGTGGACCCGCACCCGCCGGGCGGAGGCCGCATCTGGCGCGCGGACCAGTCCCCGCTGCTGTGGATGAACTCCATGGCCCAGGACGTCACCATGTTCACCGACGACACGGTCGTGCAGGAGGGTCCGGTGCGGCCCGGCCCCACGCTCGCCGAGTGGGCCGGTCTCGACGGCCAGGCCTTTCCCGGCAGACAGCAGCAGGGAGAGTATCTGCGCTGGGTCTACGAGGATGCCGTCGCCGCCCTGCCGCCGACCGTCACCGTGCACGAGCACAGGGCGCGGGCGCTGCGCGTCAGCGGCCCGCGCGAGGGCCGCCAGCGGGTCTGGCTCGAAGGGCGTCCGCAGCCGCTGACCGCCGACCTGGTGGTGCTCACGCTCGGTCACCTCGACGCCGAACTCGACAAAAAGCAAAGGGAGTTGTCCGACTTCGCGCAACGTCACGGGCTGCTCCATCTGCCGCCGGACTTCACAGCGGACAGCGACCTCGACAACATCCTGGCCGGCGAGCAGGTCATCGTCCGTGGCTTCGGACTGGCCTTCATCGATCTGATGGTGCTGCTCACGGAAGGGCGCGGCGGACGGTACGAGAACGGTGAGTATGTGCCGTCGGGCCGGGAGCCCGTCCTGTACGTCGGATCCCGGCGCGGTGTCCCGTACCACTCCAAGATCGGCTACGGCCCGCAGGGCGAACGGCCCCCGCTGCCACGCTTCTTCGGACCCGGACAGATCGACGCACTGCGGGCCCGGCCCGGCCCCGTCGACTTCCGGCGCGACGTGTGGCCACTCATCGACAAAGAGCTCGGCTTCGCCCACTACCACCGTCTCTTCACCGCCCACTCCGAGCGCACCTCGGTCGACTGGCCCGACTTCGAGGAGAAGTACGCCGCCGCCGAGCCGGGCAGCCCCGAACTGCACACCCTGGTCGCCGCCTCCGTGCCCGACCCGGCCGACCGCCTCGACCTCGAAGCGCTCGACCACCCGCTGGACGGGGTGCGCTTCCCCACGTGCGCAGCACTCCAGGACGGGATGCGCACCTACATCAGAGACAACCTCGCCCGCCGCCACGACCCCGCCCACAGCGAGGACCTCGCCGTCTTCCTCGGACTGCTCTCCGTCTACGGGCAGTTGACCCGGCTCGGCGACATCGGCGGCCGGTGGCACGGCTTCTTCAGCTATCTCGCATCCGGCCCGCCCGGGCCCAGGCTGCGCCAGCTCCTCGCCCTCTCCCGCGCGGGTGTCGTCCGTTTCCTCGGGGCGGGCATCACCGTCGAGGCCGACGAGGAGCGCGGGATATTCCGGGCGGGCAGCGCCAGCGTGCCGGGGCAGTGGACCGAGGCCCGGGCGCTGGTCGAGGCCCGGCTGCCCGAGCCCTCGCTGGAGCTCACCCGAAGCCCGCTGCTGCGCGCGCTGTACGCAGACGGCGCCGCCGCGACCCCCACGGGACTGCTCTCGGTCGACCCCGCGGACGGCCGTGTTCTCGACCGCTCGGGCCGGCCGCATCCGCGCCATTTCGCGCTGGGCCCGCACACCACCGCCCGGGCGGGCGGTGCCTTCACCCGGCCGCGCACGGGCGGACCGGCCTTCCGGCAGAACGACGCCACCGCGCGCGCCGCGCTCGGCTTCCTGCGCGACCTCCTCTGTCGGGCCCCGCTCACCGCCTGA
- a CDS encoding GNAT family N-acetyltransferase, which translates to MTFTPSRGSALSVRRTTLDDPLARPLLDELAHEYISRYGSAVDLERYPSEEFAPPGGAFVLLLEEGRPVAGGAYRRHDATTAELKRIWTHSAHRRRGLARRVLRVLEREAAERGYSRICLTTGPRQPEARGLYLAAGYRPLFDLSADPESIGPLPFEKHLETRTP; encoded by the coding sequence ATGACCTTCACCCCGAGCCGTGGCTCCGCACTGTCCGTACGCCGGACCACACTCGACGATCCTCTCGCCCGCCCGCTGCTCGATGAGCTGGCGCACGAATACATCAGCCGGTACGGCTCCGCCGTCGATCTGGAGCGCTATCCGTCCGAGGAGTTCGCTCCGCCCGGCGGCGCGTTTGTGCTGCTCCTGGAGGAGGGCCGGCCGGTGGCAGGGGGCGCGTACCGGCGCCATGACGCCACCACCGCCGAACTCAAGAGGATCTGGACACACTCCGCGCACCGCCGCCGGGGACTTGCCCGGCGAGTTCTGCGCGTACTCGAACGGGAGGCCGCCGAGCGCGGCTACTCCCGGATCTGCCTGACCACCGGTCCACGCCAGCCCGAGGCCAGGGGCCTCTATCTGGCGGCCGGATACCGCCCGCTCTTCGATCTGTCCGCAGATCCGGAGTCGATCGGCCCGCTGCCGTTCGAGAAACACCTGGAGACCCGCACGCCATGA